The following are encoded together in the Daphnia magna isolate NIES linkage group LG8, ASM2063170v1.1, whole genome shotgun sequence genome:
- the LOC116933195 gene encoding uncharacterized protein LOC116933195 isoform X2, with product MSSCTITNHIRPDDESGYPTKGYNSCWEWVASLPGDHDAANVNTDCNSTVEPILAGSDFIVRKRGILGLNHGGKHSATDVYQLAQATRKARDRLSVVSAVEGSGERVSQDRTAILRTAFAAQRLDRTNSEGTFSFDSSTLEAFGLCDDEDSFPSAEDLLLQMGFGGPSHGLDRVPERFLQPSQMRGVDIDQFYQTQQEMNDTFETGSLGYRGLVGPPTRRPSNIVARLYERMLRKNSGPTSCSSFEYPPGQSAEPLTLKLPHPEVLVEMEESAVTPTNPPSTSFNTNPMMKPPGSRNSSLTSSRRSSLRRQECVDLDEEPTACAEPAEDIVCQQSEQSSGFISGRMLANALLPTVYVTPPPSTVFSQASLDMPESITTHEIDPIISVLQLATEAYRVRLSSTQKPATEETDACDWNHNLDDVKEELRIELDKTDDLLQRLQQRLSHARSIHQSYDSSALRGVLTDMTTLLQQQQRLYRRVNEARLGQLETSQHFHVNHLENIVCPTPAKSTTEQLSSSQSSTNVSSCANDVDDDQHFGKLWLRLFERRLTAQIRKTVRQELRRARPILARSKLKKNPI from the exons CAAATGTGAATACCGACTGCAATTCTACCGTCGAACCCA TATTGGCTGGCAGTGACTTTATTGTCAGGAAGAGAGGAATCTTGGGACTCAACCATGGGGGCAAGCACAGTGCAACAGATGTCTACCAACTGGCCCAGGCCACTAGAAAGGCCAGGGATAGGCTGTCCGTGGTATCTGCTGTCGAAGGATCTGG AGAAAGAGTCAGCCAAGACAGAACGGCCATACTTCGTACAGCGTTTGCGGCCCAGCGTCTGGACAGGACCAATTCAGAAGGAACATTCTCTTTCGATTCTTCCACGTTGGAGGCTTTTGGACTGTGCGACGATGAAGACAGTTTTCCATCAGCCGAAGATTTGCTTCTACAAATGGGATTTGGGGGACCATCCCACGGATTAGACAGAGTGCCCGAACGTTTCCTCCAGCCGTCTCAG ATGCGTGGTGTGGATATCGACCAATTCTACCAAACCCAACAAGAAATGAATGATACTTTCGAAACTGGTTCGCTGGGCTACAGGGGACTGGTTGGTCCTCCCACACGTCGGCCATCAAATATCGTTGCCCGTTTGTACGAACGGATGTTACGCAAAAATTCAGGACCGACAAGTTGCAGCAGCTTTGAGTATCCACCAGGACAATCAGCCGAACCACTCACTTTAAAATTACCCCATCCGGAAGTGTTGGTGGAAATGGAAGAATCGGCCGTGACGCCCACTAATCCGCCTTCTACTAGTTTCAACACTAACCCTATGATGAAACCTCCGGGTTCACGTAATTCCAGCTTGACCAGCTCGCGAAGGTCCAGCCTTCGCCGCCAAGAATGCGTAGACCTTGACGAAGAACCTACGGCTTGTGCGGAGCCTGCGGAAGACATTGTCTGCCAACAATCGGAGCAAAGCAGTGGTTTCATAAGTGGCCGGATGCTGGCCAACGCGCTTCTGCCCACCGTCTACGTAACTCCACCACCCTCCACGGTTTTCTCACAAGCAAGTCTCGACATGCCGGAATCCATCACTACTCACGAG ATTGATCCGATAATATCCGTATTGCAGTTGGCTACGGAGGCCTATCGTGTACGTCTTTCTTCCACCCAAAAGCCAGCCACTGAAGAAACCGATGCGTGCGATTGGAATCATAATTTAGACGATGTTAAAGAAGAATTACGTATCGAGCTGGACAAGACGGACGATTTACTTCAGAGGCTTCAGCAACGTTTATCGCATGCCCGTTCCATACACCAGTCGTACGATTCGTCTGCTCTACGCGGAGTACTGACCGATATGACTACCCtattgcagcagcagcagcgtcTTTACAGGCGAGTCAACGAAGCTAGACTTGGCCAATTGGAAACTTCTCAGCACTTTCACGTCAATCATCTCGAAAACATTGTGTGTCCTACACCGGCAAAATCTACCACAGAACAGCTTTCTTCTAGTCAATCAAGCACTAATGTTTCTTCCTGCGCTAACGACGTCGATGACGATCAACATTTTGGCAAGTTGTGGTTACGTTTGTTTGAGCGCCGTTTAACGGCGCAGATACGTAAAACCGTGCGTCAGGAATTGCGCCGAGCGAGGCCTATCCTCGCACGCtcaaaattaaagaaaaatccaatttaa
- the LOC116933195 gene encoding uncharacterized protein LOC116933195 isoform X1 encodes MSSCTITNHIRPDDESGYPTKGYNSCWEWVASLPGDHDAANVNTDCNSTVEPILAGSDFIVRKRGILGLNHGGKHSATDVYQLAQATRKARDRLSVVSAVEGSGTNFRERVSQDRTAILRTAFAAQRLDRTNSEGTFSFDSSTLEAFGLCDDEDSFPSAEDLLLQMGFGGPSHGLDRVPERFLQPSQMRGVDIDQFYQTQQEMNDTFETGSLGYRGLVGPPTRRPSNIVARLYERMLRKNSGPTSCSSFEYPPGQSAEPLTLKLPHPEVLVEMEESAVTPTNPPSTSFNTNPMMKPPGSRNSSLTSSRRSSLRRQECVDLDEEPTACAEPAEDIVCQQSEQSSGFISGRMLANALLPTVYVTPPPSTVFSQASLDMPESITTHEIDPIISVLQLATEAYRVRLSSTQKPATEETDACDWNHNLDDVKEELRIELDKTDDLLQRLQQRLSHARSIHQSYDSSALRGVLTDMTTLLQQQQRLYRRVNEARLGQLETSQHFHVNHLENIVCPTPAKSTTEQLSSSQSSTNVSSCANDVDDDQHFGKLWLRLFERRLTAQIRKTVRQELRRARPILARSKLKKNPI; translated from the exons CAAATGTGAATACCGACTGCAATTCTACCGTCGAACCCA TATTGGCTGGCAGTGACTTTATTGTCAGGAAGAGAGGAATCTTGGGACTCAACCATGGGGGCAAGCACAGTGCAACAGATGTCTACCAACTGGCCCAGGCCACTAGAAAGGCCAGGGATAGGCTGTCCGTGGTATCTGCTGTCGAAGGATCTGG TACTAATTTCAGAGAAAGAGTCAGCCAAGACAGAACGGCCATACTTCGTACAGCGTTTGCGGCCCAGCGTCTGGACAGGACCAATTCAGAAGGAACATTCTCTTTCGATTCTTCCACGTTGGAGGCTTTTGGACTGTGCGACGATGAAGACAGTTTTCCATCAGCCGAAGATTTGCTTCTACAAATGGGATTTGGGGGACCATCCCACGGATTAGACAGAGTGCCCGAACGTTTCCTCCAGCCGTCTCAG ATGCGTGGTGTGGATATCGACCAATTCTACCAAACCCAACAAGAAATGAATGATACTTTCGAAACTGGTTCGCTGGGCTACAGGGGACTGGTTGGTCCTCCCACACGTCGGCCATCAAATATCGTTGCCCGTTTGTACGAACGGATGTTACGCAAAAATTCAGGACCGACAAGTTGCAGCAGCTTTGAGTATCCACCAGGACAATCAGCCGAACCACTCACTTTAAAATTACCCCATCCGGAAGTGTTGGTGGAAATGGAAGAATCGGCCGTGACGCCCACTAATCCGCCTTCTACTAGTTTCAACACTAACCCTATGATGAAACCTCCGGGTTCACGTAATTCCAGCTTGACCAGCTCGCGAAGGTCCAGCCTTCGCCGCCAAGAATGCGTAGACCTTGACGAAGAACCTACGGCTTGTGCGGAGCCTGCGGAAGACATTGTCTGCCAACAATCGGAGCAAAGCAGTGGTTTCATAAGTGGCCGGATGCTGGCCAACGCGCTTCTGCCCACCGTCTACGTAACTCCACCACCCTCCACGGTTTTCTCACAAGCAAGTCTCGACATGCCGGAATCCATCACTACTCACGAG ATTGATCCGATAATATCCGTATTGCAGTTGGCTACGGAGGCCTATCGTGTACGTCTTTCTTCCACCCAAAAGCCAGCCACTGAAGAAACCGATGCGTGCGATTGGAATCATAATTTAGACGATGTTAAAGAAGAATTACGTATCGAGCTGGACAAGACGGACGATTTACTTCAGAGGCTTCAGCAACGTTTATCGCATGCCCGTTCCATACACCAGTCGTACGATTCGTCTGCTCTACGCGGAGTACTGACCGATATGACTACCCtattgcagcagcagcagcgtcTTTACAGGCGAGTCAACGAAGCTAGACTTGGCCAATTGGAAACTTCTCAGCACTTTCACGTCAATCATCTCGAAAACATTGTGTGTCCTACACCGGCAAAATCTACCACAGAACAGCTTTCTTCTAGTCAATCAAGCACTAATGTTTCTTCCTGCGCTAACGACGTCGATGACGATCAACATTTTGGCAAGTTGTGGTTACGTTTGTTTGAGCGCCGTTTAACGGCGCAGATACGTAAAACCGTGCGTCAGGAATTGCGCCGAGCGAGGCCTATCCTCGCACGCtcaaaattaaagaaaaatccaatttaa
- the LOC116929193 gene encoding serine/threonine-protein kinase Sgk2, whose product MHKITSHFMSIVRPALTVENASPTRKPTLTALVSSAQVMETASKKYAVYHVEMKDGSRSWDVYRRYTEFCRLHAALKKQIAGLNLKLPGKRLFGSNFDPAFLKSRCDGLTEYIRLIINDGRLLPIREVREFLSLDERSNAKKSATSDDSGVETSSGNESGGDGRQAARSSEDDESDESRPGSAVMNIHLSQRSMPIAKGNINLGPSERPLKPDDFEFLRVLGRGSFGKVLLARRYADQHLYAVKVLEKRAVVRRNETQHIMAERNVLRNNQLHPFLVSLHASFQTREKLYFVLDFVNGGELFFHLQRERHFSEARARFYSAEMASALGYLHSAGVVYRDLKPENILLDNEGHLVLTDFGLCKEGLVDSDQTTATFCGTPEYLAPEVIRKEAYGRSVDWWCLGAVLYEMLYGLPPFYSRDTAVMYDAILNKPLHFRDHIPVSQAGKDILSALLQKDGRTRLGSGPADFEDVRNHDFFSCLNWDDLMQRKMTPPFRPELNDAYDLRNIDPEFTREPVPASLLQARSLRAASSLGCRDGDNVFAGFSYVPTTLS is encoded by the exons ATGCATAAAATTACTTCACACTTCATGTCCATAGTTCGACCAG CATTGACAGTAGAGAACGCTTCGCCCACGAGGAAACCGACATTGACGGCACTAGTCTCCTCGGCTCAAGTTATGGAAACGGCCAGCAAGAAATATGCC GTGTACCACGTCGAAATGAAGGACGGCTCACGTTCATGGGACGTCTATCGTCGGTATACCGAATTTTGTCGGCTCCACGCTGCCCTTAAGAAACAG ATAGCTGGTCTGAATCTGAAATTACCGGGCAAACGACTTTTCGGAAGTAATTTTGATCCggcttttttaaaatcacgTTGTGACGGACTGACTGAGTACATCCGGCTGATTATCAACGACGGCCGACTCCTCCCCAT acgggaagtgagagaattCCTGTCGTTGGACGAACGCAGCAACGCCAAGAAATCGGCCACATCTGACGACAGCGGCGTCGAGACGAGTAGCGGCAATGAGTCAGGAGGTGACGGTCGACAGGCAGCCCGTAGTAGCGAAGATGACGAATCCGACGAGTCACGACCCGGTTCTGCCGTGATGAACATCCATCTGTCCCAGCGTTCCATGCCCATCGCCAAAGGAAACATAAATCTAGGACCTTCCGAACGGCC GTTGAAACCAGATGATTTTGAATTCTTGCGCGTGCTCGGCCGTGGCAGTTTCGGTAAAGTGTTGCTGGCCCGTCGTTACGCCGACCAGCATCTCTACGCCGTCAAAGTCTTGGAGAAACGTGCAGTGGTTCGACGTAACGAGACCCAACACATCATGGCCGAACGCAACGTCTTGCGCAATAATCAACTTCATCCATTCCTAGTCTCTCTCCATGCCTCATTTCAAACGAGAGAGAAACTCTATTTTGTTCTCGATTTCGTCAATGGCGGAGAG ttatttttccatttgcaACGAGAACGGCATTTCAGCGAAGCGCGGGCCCGTTTCTACAGCGCCGAAATGGCCTCAGCGCTGGGCTATTTGCATTCGGCTGGAGTCGTTTACCGCGATCTGAAGCCTGAAAACATTTTGCTCGACAACGAAGGCCATTTGGTCTTGACAGATTTCGGATTGTGCAAAGAAGGACTGGTGGACAGCGACCAGACGACGGCCACGTTTTGCGGCACGCCCGAATATTTGGCTCCGGAAGTGATCCGCAAAGAGGCTTACGGTCGTTCGGTCGACTGGTGGTGTCTTGGCGCCGTCCTCTACGAAATGCTTTACGGATTGCCTCCGTTCTACAGTCGCGACACGGCCGTCATGTATGACGCTATTCTCAACAAGCCACTCCATTTCCGCGATCACATTCCAGTCTCACAGGCCGGCAAAGATATCCTCAGTGCC TTGCTGCAAAAGGATGGCAGAACTCGATTGGGCTCGGGTCCGGCAGATTTCGAGGATGTCCGTAATCACGATTTCTTTAGCTGTCTGAATTGGGACGATCTTATGCAGCGAAAAATGACACCACCATTCCGGCCTGAACtg AACGATGCTTACGATTTGCGCAATATTGATCCGGAATTTACTCGAGAACCAGTGCCCGCCTCGCTGCTTCAAGCCCGTTCTCTCCGTGCCGCTTCGTCATTGGGTTGCCGTGACGGCGATAATGTTTTTGCTGGATTTTCTTATGTGCCTACTACCCTCtcatga
- the LOC123475522 gene encoding poly(U)-specific endoribonuclease-like, protein MQVALYKHVKVRRSIQEASEYFQVTGSQLELLNKKNKEMMKFLTLVTICVVMMSGSLVDAKPSFRQLVLGKADDSCVGRCGIAGTDLTKPCQCNPSCQQYNDCCADFLPTCNTCEGRCTAGYDSKWPCQCNSECSNYNNCCPDKPDLCGGTGGGAVTDAELRALSQQLHIDDVNAVQGIVLNMQSTTTSGSTTDKAPLPLFSSVPADAFSGPTISALLALFDNYDENCKVTEDVTPEEIAEDNAFLDAILATSVMQQAHQFLVSKGLADADIAVFKEYLRQIWLGQYNRGGGIEGSSGLEHVFLGEKNGNSISGYHGWIKFYQDELAGRMNYLGYMAKIDLGVSSVIEMPMNWDGIYKSISSISVSGSPEIELAVATVCFLARPNSKCPLQGADGTAYAYQTYTLDYNGNTYVGSAYPTY, encoded by the exons ATGCAGGTAGCACTATATAAACATGTAAAGGTTCGACGGTCGATCCAGGAGGCGAGTGAGTACTTCCAAGTCACTGGATCCCAACT GgaattattaaataaaaaaaacaaagaaatgatgaaattTTTGACCTTGGTTACCATCTGTGTGGTGATGATGAGTGGCTCATTAGTCGACGCTAAGCCTAGCTTCCGTCAac TTGTTTTGGGTAAAGCGGATGATTCTTGCGTCGGCAGATGCGGAATTGCCGGAACTGATTTGACCAAGCCTTGCCAGTGCAATCCATCCTGTCAGCAATACAACGATTGTTGCGCTGATTTCTTGCCAACTTGCAATACTTGCGAGGGACGCTGCACAGCCGGTTACGACAGCAAATGGCCGTGTCAGTGCAATTCTGAATGCAGTAACTACAACAACTGCTGCCCAGACAAACCAGATCTTTGCGGAGGCACCG GTGGTGGAGCCGTAACGGATGCTGAGCTTAGGGCTCTTTCCCAGCAGCTTCATATTGATGACGTCAATGCTGTCCAGGGTATCGTCCTCAACATGCAATCGACCACGACATCTGGCAGCACCACCGATAAGGCTCCATTGCC GTTGTTTTCGAGCGTTCCAGCTGATGCCTTCTCTGGCCCAACAATCAGCGCTCTGTTGGCCCTTTTCGACAATTACGACGAGAATTGCAAAGTGACTGAAGACGTTACACCTGAGGAAATTGCCGAAGATAATGCTTTCCTGGACGCCATCTTGGCTACTAGCGTCATGCAGCAAGCTCATCAATTCCTCGTCTCTAaag GTTTGGCTGATGCTGACATTGCTGTCTTCAAGGAGTACCTGCGTCAAATTTGGCTCGGTCAATACAACCGCGGTGGTGGAATCGAAGGATCTTCTGGATTGGAGCACGTTTTCCTCGGCGAGAAGAACGGAAACAGCATTTCTGGCTACCACGGCTGGATCAAATTCTACCAAGATGAATTGGCCGGAAGAATGAACTACCTGGGCTACATGGCCAAAATCGATCTCGGAGTG aGCTCCGTCATTGAAATGCCAATGAATTGGGACGGCATCTACAAGTCAATCAGTTCCATCTCAGTCTCAGGCAGCCCCGAAATCGAATTGGCCGTTGCCACTGTTTGTTTCCTGGCCAGGCCCAATTCCAAGTGCCCTCTTCAGGGCGCCGATGGCACAGCCTATGCTTACCAGACCTACACCCTTGACTACAATGGCAATACTTATGTTGGTAGTGCTTACCCCACCTACTAA